From Macaca fascicularis isolate 582-1 chromosome 14, T2T-MFA8v1.1, a single genomic window includes:
- the IZUMO1R gene encoding sperm-egg fusion protein Juno yields the protein MAWWWPLLLELLTVMPTWAGDELLNICMNAKHHKRVPGPEDKLYEECIPWKDNACCTLTTSWEAHLDVSPLYNFSLFHCGLLMPGCRKHFIQAICFYECSPNLGPWIRPVGSLGWEEAPSRQGERVVNAPLCQEDCEEWWEDCRLSYTCKSNWRGGWDWSQGKNRCPKGAQCLPFSHYFPTPADLCEKTWSNSFKASPERRNSGQCLQKWFEPAQGNPNVAVARLFASSAPSWELSYTLMVCSVFLPFLS from the exons ATGGCATGGTGGTGGCCACTCCTACtagagctgttgacagtcatgcCCACCTGGGCTGGGGATGAGCTACTCAACATCTGCATGAATGCCAAACACCACAAGAGAGTGCCCGGCCCAGAAGACAAGCTCTATGAGGAG TGCATCCCCTGGAAGGACAATGCCTGCTGCACCCTCACAACAAGCTGGGAAGCCCATCTGGATGTGTCCCCACTCTACAACTTCAGCCTGTTTCACTGTGGACTGCTGATGCCTGGCTGTCGGAAGCACTTCATCCAGGCCATCTGCTTCTATGAGTGCTCCCCAAACCTGGGGCCCTGGATCCGGCCAGTGGGAAGCCTGGGGTGGGAG GAGGCCCCGAGTAGGCAGGGAGAGCGAGTCGTGAATGCACCGCTGTGCCAGGAGGACTGTGAGGAGTGGTGGGAAGACTGTCGCTTGTCTTACACATGCAAATCCAACTGGCGTGGCGGCTGGGACTGGAGTCAGG GGAAGAACCGCTGCCCCAAAGGGGCCCAGTGCCTCCCTTTCTCCCATTACTTCCCCACCCCAGCTGACCTGTGTGAGAAGACTTGGAGCAATTCCTTCAAGGCCAGCCCTGAGCGACGGAACAGTGGGCAGTGTCTCCAGAAGTGGTTTGAGCCTGCTCAGGGCAACCCCAATGTGGCCGTGGCCCGCCTCTTCGCCAGCTCTGCCCCATCCTGGGAACTGTCCTACACCCTCATGGTCTGCTCCGTGTTCCTGCCATTCCTTTCCTGA